A single window of Chitinophaga sp. XS-30 DNA harbors:
- a CDS encoding pitrilysin family protein, whose amino-acid sequence MRKKFLVLALAVTSAFSFCSNPAAAQKKAASAGKAASATGELLPIDPDVKIGKLPNGLTYYIRKNAEPRNRAVLYMALKAGSLMETDAQQGLAHFVEHMAFNGTRDFPKNELINYLQKAGVKFGADLNAYTSFDQTVYQLPIPTDSAELFRNGFKILANWAGLVTMEASEIEAERGVIVEEDRQRGKNAQSRMQKEMLPVLLKGSRYADRLPIGQIDIIQNFKHEELRNFYKDWYRPNLQAVIAVGDFDPAEVEALIKKNFGPLKNPANPRPHQAYDLPDNKEPLIRKVTDVEFPYHVALAIIRHRANIPTTTVDVRKNLVEGMINTMIGSRINELKQKGTAPFVEGQFSYGEYQGGVVPGLKAATIVAVSKSPEELSGAFKGMMAEVERMAQFGFTASELGVVKKNMEAGNEKSFREKDKTSSNYYVQQYLQHFMHGTAIPSATYRYELMKKLISGISLEEVNQAAKEMISEENVTIIVQAPEKNKDKLPSDAELLNAMRTAGKGVTAYVDNAVNKPLLETKPVAGKVVAEEKIESIGVTKLTLSNGVKVYLKPSEFKNDQIMFSSFATGGTSLIEDKDVLAMGYASNIAGDGIGEFDNSQLRKLLAGTTASVSAYIGELYQGFSGGTSPQDLETALQLVYAYATNPRKDPVVFKTNLEDYKVVLSNASVSPDVVYNDTVNGVWTSYSERKRKLKPEDLDKISLDKSFGFYKDRFSDASGQTFVFVGNFEVEKIKPLLETYIGGLPSTNRNEQYIDRGVKPLQGKVEKTVRKGIEDKATVKLVFHGDYDYSLDNNLQMNALKEILQIKIQERLREKESGVYSPGVSLSNGKLPEPYYAFTISFNCAAANVEKLIAATLDEVEKIKKEGAEADDVEKFKAETKRSLEVSLRQNDFWLNYLAAKFRNNEDPTTVLQQSEYMKKVTPASVKAAAERYLSGENYFRAVLVPEK is encoded by the coding sequence ATGAGAAAGAAATTCCTGGTACTGGCGCTTGCAGTCACAAGCGCCTTTTCCTTTTGTAGTAACCCTGCCGCAGCCCAGAAAAAGGCCGCCTCAGCAGGGAAAGCCGCTTCTGCAACCGGCGAACTGTTGCCGATAGACCCGGATGTGAAAATAGGCAAGCTTCCCAACGGATTGACCTACTACATTCGCAAGAATGCCGAGCCGAGGAACAGGGCGGTACTGTATATGGCCCTGAAAGCAGGTTCTTTGATGGAAACCGATGCGCAGCAGGGCCTGGCCCATTTCGTGGAACATATGGCCTTTAACGGCACCAGGGATTTTCCAAAAAATGAACTGATCAATTATTTGCAGAAAGCAGGCGTAAAATTCGGGGCCGACCTGAATGCCTACACTTCTTTTGACCAGACGGTTTACCAGTTGCCGATCCCGACGGACAGCGCGGAGCTGTTCCGTAATGGCTTCAAAATACTGGCTAACTGGGCCGGGCTGGTAACGATGGAAGCTTCCGAGATCGAGGCAGAACGCGGTGTGATCGTGGAAGAAGACCGTCAACGCGGCAAAAACGCCCAGTCCCGCATGCAAAAAGAAATGCTGCCGGTGCTGCTCAAAGGCTCCCGGTATGCGGACCGCCTGCCCATCGGTCAGATCGATATCATCCAGAACTTCAAGCACGAAGAACTGAGGAATTTCTATAAGGACTGGTACCGTCCCAACCTGCAGGCAGTGATTGCCGTAGGCGACTTTGATCCTGCCGAGGTGGAAGCACTCATTAAAAAGAACTTCGGCCCGTTGAAGAATCCTGCCAATCCCAGGCCGCATCAGGCGTACGATCTGCCGGACAATAAAGAACCGCTGATCAGGAAAGTGACCGATGTGGAATTCCCTTATCACGTCGCGCTGGCCATCATCCGCCACAGGGCCAATATTCCCACCACCACGGTGGATGTACGCAAAAACCTTGTGGAGGGCATGATCAACACCATGATAGGCAGCCGTATCAATGAACTGAAGCAAAAAGGCACCGCGCCCTTTGTGGAAGGCCAGTTCTCTTACGGCGAATATCAGGGTGGCGTTGTACCGGGACTGAAAGCCGCGACCATAGTGGCCGTATCCAAAAGCCCGGAGGAACTCTCCGGCGCCTTCAAAGGCATGATGGCGGAAGTGGAAAGGATGGCGCAGTTCGGCTTTACTGCATCCGAGCTGGGCGTAGTGAAAAAGAACATGGAAGCCGGTAACGAAAAGAGTTTCCGCGAGAAGGACAAAACCTCCTCCAATTACTATGTACAGCAATACCTGCAGCACTTTATGCACGGAACAGCGATCCCCTCAGCTACCTATCGTTACGAACTGATGAAAAAGCTGATCAGCGGGATATCCCTGGAAGAAGTGAACCAGGCGGCGAAGGAAATGATCAGCGAGGAGAATGTGACTATCATTGTACAGGCCCCGGAAAAGAACAAAGACAAATTGCCTTCCGATGCGGAACTGCTGAACGCTATGCGTACTGCCGGCAAAGGTGTTACCGCTTATGTGGACAATGCTGTTAACAAACCGCTGCTGGAGACCAAACCGGTAGCCGGCAAAGTAGTGGCGGAAGAGAAAATAGAAAGCATCGGCGTTACCAAGCTGACATTATCCAACGGCGTAAAAGTGTACCTGAAACCATCGGAATTCAAAAACGACCAGATCATGTTCTCTTCCTTTGCAACAGGCGGCACTTCCCTCATTGAGGATAAGGACGTGCTGGCAATGGGATATGCCTCCAATATTGCCGGTGATGGCATCGGCGAGTTCGATAATTCACAGCTGCGAAAATTGTTGGCAGGCACTACCGCCAGCGTTTCCGCATACATTGGGGAATTATACCAGGGTTTCAGCGGCGGAACTTCCCCGCAAGACCTGGAAACCGCGCTGCAGCTCGTTTATGCATATGCTACTAACCCGCGTAAAGATCCGGTAGTGTTTAAAACCAACCTGGAGGACTACAAGGTCGTACTGTCAAATGCCAGCGTTTCTCCCGATGTTGTCTACAACGATACCGTAAATGGTGTATGGACCTCCTATAGCGAGCGCAAAAGAAAATTAAAGCCGGAAGATCTCGACAAGATCTCCCTGGATAAATCTTTCGGTTTCTATAAAGACCGCTTTTCAGATGCCAGCGGACAGACCTTTGTGTTTGTAGGCAATTTTGAAGTGGAAAAGATCAAACCGCTGCTGGAAACCTACATCGGTGGCCTGCCTTCTACAAACCGCAACGAGCAGTACATCGACCGTGGTGTGAAACCCCTCCAGGGCAAGGTGGAGAAAACAGTGCGAAAAGGCATTGAAGATAAAGCGACGGTGAAACTGGTCTTCCATGGCGACTACGATTACTCGCTAGATAACAACCTGCAGATGAACGCGCTCAAAGAGATACTGCAGATCAAGATACAGGAACGCCTCCGCGAGAAAGAAAGCGGTGTGTACAGCCCCGGCGTTAGTTTGTCTAACGGCAAGCTGCCGGAGCCTTATTACGCGTTCACCATTTCATTCAATTGTGCCGCGGCGAATGTGGAGAAGCTCATTGCCGCCACACTGGATGAAGTGGAAAAGATCAAAAAGGAAGGGGCCGAAGCTGACGACGTGGAAAAGTTCAAA
- a CDS encoding alpha-N-arabinofuranosidase, with translation MMKKILPVALILLTTITATAQQTAGLVVESASKHEISRHIYGHFSEHLGRCIYDGFWVDEKLNVPKKDRIRLDVVEALKKINIPNLRWPGGCFADEYHWRDGIGPRNQRPKMINTHWGGVTEDNSFGTHEFLELCELLKCEPYVSANVGSGTVDEMSKWVEYLNFNGLSPMTELRKQNGHPDSWKVAFWGVGNESWGCGGNMTAEYYAGEYRRYATFARNYPGAPLKKIAGGANSGDYHWTEVCMKNIPIDQMWGLSLHYYTVPKSWGDKGSATSFDEQEYFTTMQKCLFMDTLVTKHSAIMDKYDPRKKVALAVDEWGIWTNVEPGTNPGFLYQQNSLRDAMIAAVTLNIFNNHSDRVRLANLAQTVNVLQALILTEKEKMLLTPTYHVFDLYKAHHDAKYLPVQLSSPDYTSGGQSIPALNVSASQDSTGAVHISIVNMHPTQKISLQTTLKDVKWKTVSGSVITSGKFTDVNTFDQPDKVRIKAFDGARKQGDQLTALLPPQSVVMLELK, from the coding sequence ATGATGAAAAAGATCCTTCCCGTTGCCCTTATACTCCTGACAACGATAACGGCAACCGCGCAGCAGACTGCCGGACTGGTAGTGGAAAGCGCATCAAAACATGAGATCAGCCGTCACATTTACGGCCATTTTTCCGAACACCTGGGCCGCTGCATCTATGACGGCTTCTGGGTAGATGAAAAACTGAACGTGCCGAAGAAAGACCGCATCCGGCTGGATGTGGTAGAGGCGCTGAAAAAGATCAATATTCCCAATCTCCGCTGGCCCGGTGGCTGCTTTGCGGATGAATATCACTGGCGCGACGGCATAGGCCCGCGCAATCAAAGGCCTAAGATGATCAACACGCACTGGGGCGGCGTTACGGAGGATAACAGCTTTGGCACGCATGAATTCCTGGAACTGTGCGAACTGCTGAAATGCGAACCTTATGTTTCCGCCAATGTGGGCAGCGGCACGGTAGATGAAATGTCCAAATGGGTGGAATACCTCAACTTCAACGGGCTCAGCCCCATGACGGAACTGAGAAAACAGAACGGCCATCCCGATTCATGGAAAGTGGCTTTCTGGGGTGTGGGCAACGAAAGCTGGGGATGCGGCGGCAATATGACCGCTGAGTATTATGCAGGCGAATATCGCCGGTATGCCACCTTTGCCCGGAACTATCCCGGCGCTCCATTAAAAAAGATCGCCGGTGGCGCCAATTCCGGGGATTATCACTGGACGGAAGTCTGCATGAAGAACATCCCCATCGACCAGATGTGGGGCCTCTCCCTTCACTATTATACTGTACCTAAATCATGGGGCGACAAAGGATCGGCTACCAGCTTCGATGAACAGGAATATTTTACTACCATGCAGAAATGCCTGTTCATGGATACCCTTGTTACCAAACACAGCGCCATCATGGATAAATACGATCCGCGGAAAAAAGTGGCGCTGGCTGTGGATGAATGGGGCATCTGGACCAACGTGGAACCCGGCACCAATCCCGGTTTCCTCTACCAGCAGAACAGCCTCCGCGACGCCATGATCGCTGCCGTAACGCTGAATATCTTCAACAATCACAGCGACCGGGTACGCCTCGCCAACCTGGCGCAGACGGTGAACGTGTTGCAGGCGCTGATACTGACCGAAAAAGAGAAAATGCTGCTGACGCCCACCTACCATGTATTCGATCTGTACAAGGCGCATCACGACGCAAAATACCTTCCGGTGCAACTGAGCAGTCCGGATTACACCAGCGGCGGCCAAAGCATACCGGCACTGAACGTTTCGGCTTCGCAGGATTCCACCGGCGCCGTGCATATTTCCATCGTGAATATGCACCCTACCCAAAAGATCAGCCTGCAAACCACGCTGAAAGATGTAAAATGGAAAACGGTGAGCGGCAGTGTGATCACATCCGGAAAATTCACGGACGTCAATACTTTTGATCAGCCGGACAAAGTGAGGATCAAGGCTTTCGACGGGGCCAGGAAGCAGGGCGATCAGCTGACAGCCTTGCTGCCACCGCAATCCGTTGTAATGCTGGAACTGAAATAA
- a CDS encoding glycoside hydrolase family 2 protein — protein MKKFLAVLLLAASSLQAQDTSWQAVPGKITSPWSEQVTPDSVLSEYPRPQFVRDNWMNLNGLWNYAITSRKAHEPGEYQGKILVPFAIESALSGVGKTVGKNNLLWYQHTFTLPSSMKGKKVLLHFGAVDWQAEVYVNGKLAGSHKGGFDPFSFDITTLLGKKNKAQEIVVRVWDPTDEGPQPRGKQVRKPEGIWYTPVTGIWQTVWLEAVPPTYIVDARQTPDIDNRTITVATTVQGPMADDKIKISAWDGENMVSEEVVEPGATAVLKINEPKLWSPESPFLYDLKMTLVRKNKVVDEVQSYFAMRKTSIGRDDKGVLRMLLNNKFVFQYGPLDQGWWPDGLYTAPTDEALKFDVEKTKEMGFNMIRKHIKVEPARWYYHCDRLGMLVWQDMPSGDLGNRWEPRPGIVGRGTEQQRSKESERSYREEWNAIIDALYNYPCIVVWVPFNEAWGQFKTAEITEWTMQKDTTRLVNSASGGNFVQTGHIIDLHNYPDPVMPDPAIYGSKQAIVLGEFGGLGLPVDGHVWQQKDNWGYQSFKTPEELFKRYEGMIEKMEALIRIGLSAAVYTQTTDVEVETNGLMTYDRKVIKNPVEKFEAVHRKLYAPSLVNIVP, from the coding sequence ATGAAAAAATTCCTGGCAGTTCTATTATTAGCTGCATCCTCGCTGCAGGCGCAGGATACTTCCTGGCAGGCCGTGCCCGGCAAGATCACTTCTCCCTGGAGCGAACAGGTAACACCGGATTCCGTATTATCCGAATATCCCCGTCCGCAATTCGTACGGGATAACTGGATGAACCTTAACGGTCTGTGGAACTACGCCATTACCTCCCGGAAAGCGCATGAACCGGGGGAGTACCAGGGCAAGATACTGGTGCCATTCGCCATTGAGTCCGCCTTGTCCGGCGTCGGGAAAACGGTGGGTAAGAACAATCTGCTCTGGTATCAGCATACTTTCACCCTGCCTTCTTCCATGAAAGGGAAGAAAGTGCTGCTGCATTTCGGCGCGGTGGACTGGCAGGCGGAAGTGTATGTCAACGGGAAACTGGCCGGCAGCCACAAAGGCGGGTTTGATCCTTTTTCTTTTGATATCACCACGCTGCTTGGCAAAAAAAATAAAGCACAGGAGATCGTGGTGCGCGTATGGGACCCTACCGATGAAGGCCCCCAACCCCGCGGCAAACAGGTGAGAAAGCCGGAAGGTATCTGGTACACCCCGGTAACAGGCATCTGGCAGACCGTATGGCTGGAAGCCGTTCCGCCTACCTACATCGTGGATGCCAGACAAACGCCCGATATCGATAACCGCACCATTACCGTTGCCACTACCGTACAGGGGCCGATGGCGGATGATAAAATAAAGATCTCCGCCTGGGACGGCGAGAATATGGTATCCGAAGAAGTGGTGGAGCCGGGTGCTACCGCTGTGCTGAAGATCAATGAGCCCAAACTCTGGTCGCCGGAAAGCCCCTTCCTCTACGATCTTAAAATGACCCTGGTGAGAAAGAACAAAGTGGTGGATGAGGTGCAGAGCTATTTTGCCATGCGCAAAACATCCATCGGCAGGGATGATAAAGGTGTACTGAGAATGCTGCTCAATAACAAATTCGTGTTCCAGTACGGCCCGCTGGACCAGGGCTGGTGGCCTGACGGGCTATACACTGCGCCAACGGACGAAGCCCTGAAATTCGATGTGGAAAAAACAAAGGAAATGGGCTTCAATATGATCCGCAAGCACATCAAAGTGGAGCCGGCGCGCTGGTATTATCATTGCGACAGGCTGGGCATGCTGGTATGGCAGGATATGCCGAGCGGGGACCTGGGCAACCGCTGGGAGCCGCGCCCCGGTATTGTGGGCCGCGGTACGGAACAGCAACGCAGCAAAGAATCCGAACGGTCTTACCGCGAGGAATGGAACGCTATCATCGATGCCCTGTACAATTATCCCTGCATTGTGGTATGGGTGCCTTTCAACGAAGCCTGGGGCCAGTTCAAAACGGCGGAGATCACGGAATGGACAATGCAGAAAGATACCACCAGGCTGGTGAACAGCGCCAGCGGCGGCAACTTTGTGCAGACAGGGCATATCATCGACCTGCACAACTATCCTGACCCCGTTATGCCTGATCCCGCCATTTACGGCAGCAAACAGGCTATTGTGCTGGGAGAGTTCGGCGGACTTGGATTGCCCGTAGATGGTCATGTGTGGCAGCAGAAAGATAACTGGGGATACCAGAGCTTCAAAACACCGGAAGAGCTGTTTAAAAGATATGAAGGAATGATCGAAAAAATGGAAGCGCTGATCCGGATAGGGCTATCCGCTGCCGTTTACACGCAGACGACCGATGTGGAGGTGGAAACGAATGGATTGATGACGTATGACCGGAAGGTGATCAAGAATCCCGTAGAGAAATTCGAAGCGGTGCACCGGAAGCTGTATGCGCCTTCGCTGGTGAACATTGTACCTTAA
- a CDS encoding alpha-L-rhamnosidase N-terminal domain-containing protein has product MIKLPRCCFLLVFFAAGAFAQGPVDPALLSGHWPSRWIAAADAPAKEYGLYHFRKSFELPSKPGRFIVHVTGDNRYRLFVNGSPVCSGPARGDLYNWYFETVDIAPYLREGRNVVAALVWNMGAHAAVAQISNMTGFVLQGDTEAEKIINTDRNWKVYNDSAYTPCSLDNGARLRSYMVIGPGDEVNGSAYPWGWEQPGYDDRHWKNVREITSPVTAGYGTDNLWTLVPRTIPLMEESLQRMSAVRRAGIKVPEGFLQGRQPLTIPANQTVSILVDQAFNTVAYPQLLVSKGAGSSIRLTYAEALFKNGKKGHRDEIDGMEIAGNYDIFHPDGGSQRMFRPLWFRTFRYLQLDITTGGEPLVIDDLYGMYTGYPFEEKASFRSNDPGLQDIWEVGWRTARLCAGETYFDCPYYEQLQYEGDTRIQALISLYVTGDDRLVRKAIHDFYCSRVPEGLTQGRYPSNRLQVIAPFSLYWVSMIYDYWMHRRDDAFITQYLSAARGVLDWYESRIDKATGMLGPMRWWNFTDWNDAFPNGVPDGADDGNSSIISLHFAYTLQQAAALFDAYRQPVLAAHYRELAGKLTTATYRHCYDHEKGAMANTPEKRTFSQHAGIMAVLSGAIPAAEEKAFLQRVIDDPRLSKATIYYRFYLMLALKKTGMGDRYYEQLTPWRDMLKIGLTTFAEKEEPTRSDCHAWSASPNYDFLATICGIMPGSPGFASVLVEPAMGTLTEAEGKMPLPEGEVTVSLKRKKNNGVTAVIILPGSLKGEFRWNGKTIPLRSGRQEINL; this is encoded by the coding sequence ATGATCAAGCTCCCACGTTGCTGTTTCCTGCTCGTTTTTTTTGCTGCCGGCGCTTTTGCACAGGGACCGGTAGATCCGGCCCTGCTCAGCGGCCATTGGCCGTCCCGCTGGATCGCCGCGGCGGATGCACCAGCAAAGGAATATGGCCTCTATCATTTCAGGAAATCCTTTGAGCTGCCCTCAAAGCCTGGGCGGTTCATCGTGCATGTCACCGGCGATAACCGTTACCGTTTATTCGTGAACGGTAGTCCCGTTTGCAGCGGCCCCGCGCGGGGTGACCTGTATAACTGGTATTTCGAGACGGTAGATATCGCCCCGTATCTCCGCGAAGGCCGGAATGTGGTGGCGGCGCTGGTCTGGAATATGGGTGCGCACGCCGCCGTTGCGCAGATATCCAATATGACCGGCTTTGTGCTGCAGGGAGATACGGAAGCGGAAAAGATCATCAATACAGACCGAAATTGGAAAGTATATAACGATAGCGCCTACACGCCCTGCTCCCTGGACAATGGCGCGCGCCTCCGCAGCTACATGGTCATCGGCCCGGGGGATGAGGTGAACGGCAGCGCTTATCCCTGGGGATGGGAGCAACCGGGGTATGACGACAGGCACTGGAAGAACGTACGCGAGATCACCAGTCCCGTTACCGCGGGATATGGCACAGACAACCTGTGGACGCTGGTGCCCAGGACCATTCCCCTGATGGAAGAAAGCCTGCAGCGGATGTCCGCGGTACGGCGCGCCGGTATCAAAGTGCCGGAGGGTTTCCTGCAAGGCAGGCAGCCGCTGACCATTCCGGCCAATCAGACTGTCAGCATCCTGGTAGACCAGGCTTTTAATACCGTCGCTTATCCGCAATTGCTGGTGAGCAAAGGCGCCGGCAGCAGCATCCGGCTCACTTATGCGGAAGCGCTGTTCAAAAACGGGAAGAAAGGGCACCGGGATGAGATCGACGGCATGGAGATTGCCGGCAACTACGATATTTTTCACCCGGACGGCGGATCGCAGCGGATGTTCCGGCCATTATGGTTCCGGACCTTTCGCTATCTGCAGCTGGATATCACTACCGGCGGGGAGCCGCTGGTGATCGATGATCTTTATGGGATGTACACGGGGTATCCGTTTGAGGAAAAGGCGTCTTTCCGCAGTAATGACCCCGGATTGCAGGATATCTGGGAAGTGGGCTGGCGTACTGCCCGGCTTTGTGCGGGAGAGACTTATTTCGATTGCCCGTACTATGAGCAGCTGCAATATGAAGGGGACACGCGCATACAGGCGCTCATCAGCCTGTATGTTACGGGGGATGACCGGCTGGTGCGCAAGGCGATCCACGATTTTTACTGTTCCCGTGTTCCCGAAGGGCTCACGCAGGGGCGTTACCCCAGCAACCGTCTGCAGGTGATCGCCCCGTTCTCTTTATACTGGGTGTCCATGATCTATGATTACTGGATGCACCGCCGGGATGATGCTTTCATCACGCAATACCTCAGCGCCGCCCGCGGAGTGCTGGACTGGTATGAAAGCCGGATCGACAAAGCAACGGGTATGCTGGGGCCGATGCGCTGGTGGAATTTTACGGACTGGAACGATGCTTTCCCCAATGGCGTGCCGGATGGCGCCGATGACGGGAATTCCTCAATTATCAGCCTGCACTTTGCCTATACCCTGCAACAGGCCGCCGCGCTTTTTGACGCCTACCGGCAGCCCGTACTGGCCGCACATTACCGGGAACTTGCCGGGAAACTGACAACCGCTACTTACCGGCACTGTTATGATCACGAAAAAGGAGCAATGGCCAATACGCCGGAAAAACGGACCTTTAGCCAGCATGCCGGCATCATGGCCGTGCTGTCCGGCGCCATTCCCGCCGCGGAGGAAAAAGCCTTCCTGCAAAGGGTGATCGACGATCCGCGGCTCAGCAAAGCCACCATATATTACCGCTTTTACCTCATGCTGGCCTTGAAGAAAACAGGCATGGGCGATCGTTATTATGAGCAGCTCACGCCCTGGCGGGACATGCTGAAGATAGGGCTGACCACCTTTGCCGAGAAGGAAGAGCCTACGCGTTCCGACTGCCATGCCTGGAGCGCCAGCCCGAATTACGACTTTCTCGCCACGATCTGCGGCATCATGCCGGGAAGCCCCGGGTTCGCATCCGTGCTGGTGGAGCCGGCAATGGGGACGTTGACCGAAGCGGAAGGAAAGATGCCGCTGCCGGAAGGCGAAGTAACGGTATCGCTTAAACGAAAGAAGAACAATGGCGTAACCGCCGTTATCATCCTGCCCGGCAGTCTGAAAGGCGAGTTCAGATGGAACGGTAAAACCATTCCGCTGCGCTCCGGCAGGCAGGAGATCAATTTATAA
- a CDS encoding HAD-IA family hydrolase translates to MRKPDCIIFDCDGVLVDSEVIGIRLLLEMTAPYGVDMKEEDAVLEFAGRRLKEVIDMLQTRTGQTFPDDLEQRFRERSFEVFQEEVEPVEGIRALLDSLTIPFCVASSGPVDKIRLNLTLTGLIGYFEDRIFSAYDIESWKPDPGIFLHAAREMGFSPERCVVIEDSKAGITAGVRGGFTVFGYAKEHNAKELESEGATVFYNMHELPQLLKLA, encoded by the coding sequence ATGCGAAAACCTGATTGTATCATTTTCGACTGTGATGGTGTGCTGGTGGACAGTGAGGTCATCGGCATCCGGCTATTACTGGAAATGACCGCTCCTTATGGCGTGGATATGAAAGAAGAAGATGCTGTGCTGGAATTTGCCGGCCGCCGCCTGAAAGAAGTGATCGATATGCTGCAAACCCGTACCGGACAAACCTTTCCCGATGACCTGGAACAACGGTTCCGGGAGCGCTCGTTTGAAGTTTTCCAGGAGGAAGTAGAGCCCGTAGAGGGTATCAGGGCCCTGCTGGATTCCCTCACCATCCCCTTTTGCGTGGCTTCCAGCGGCCCGGTGGACAAAATAAGGCTCAATCTGACCCTTACGGGGCTGATCGGGTATTTTGAAGACAGGATATTCAGCGCCTATGATATTGAAAGCTGGAAACCGGACCCCGGCATTTTCCTTCATGCTGCCAGGGAAATGGGGTTCTCACCGGAACGGTGCGTAGTGATAGAAGACAGCAAGGCCGGTATTACGGCCGGAGTGAGAGGCGGGTTCACTGTTTTCGGCTATGCGAAGGAACATAATGCAAAAGAGCTGGAAAGCGAAGGCGCCACCGTGTTTTACAATATGCATGAACTGCCGCAGCTGTTGAAGCTCGCCTGA
- the rluF gene encoding 23S rRNA pseudouridine(2604) synthase RluF, translated as MDISINKYISDTGFCSRREADKYIEQGRVTINDNIASKGNRVQDGDVVEVDGEPLKKKKAAVYIALNKPKGITCTTDQKDKSNIIDYINHSSRIFPVGRLDKLSEGLIFLTNDGDIVNKILRAGNQHEKEYVVTVDKPLTVEFIKTMRSGVRILGVYTKKCFVQQEGSHRFRIILTQGLNRQIRRMCEALGYKVEALKRTRIMNFTLKDLPAGKWRYFTKEEVAAISTMVANSSKTEKGGGSEGMDE; from the coding sequence ATGGATATCAGCATTAACAAATACATCAGTGATACCGGCTTCTGCAGCCGCAGGGAGGCCGATAAATATATTGAACAGGGACGGGTGACGATCAATGATAACATCGCTTCCAAAGGGAACCGGGTACAGGACGGGGATGTGGTGGAGGTGGACGGGGAGCCGCTGAAGAAGAAGAAAGCCGCCGTTTATATCGCGCTCAACAAGCCGAAGGGCATCACCTGCACAACGGATCAAAAGGACAAGTCCAATATCATCGACTATATTAACCATTCGTCCCGCATATTTCCGGTGGGGCGGCTGGACAAGCTGTCCGAAGGCCTGATCTTCCTCACCAATGACGGTGATATTGTGAACAAGATCCTCCGGGCCGGCAACCAGCATGAAAAGGAATATGTGGTGACGGTGGATAAGCCGCTGACGGTAGAGTTCATCAAGACCATGCGCAGCGGCGTGCGTATTCTCGGCGTGTACACGAAGAAATGCTTTGTACAGCAGGAGGGCAGCCATCGTTTCCGGATCATACTCACACAGGGGCTTAACCGCCAGATACGCCGGATGTGCGAGGCGCTGGGCTACAAAGTGGAGGCACTGAAGCGCACCCGTATCATGAACTTCACGTTGAAAGACCTGCCCGCCGGCAAATGGCGTTATTTTACCAAAGAGGAGGTAGCAGCGATCTCCACGATGGTCGCCAATAGCAGCAAAACAGAAAAAGGCGGCGGTAGTGAGGGAATGGACGAATAG